In the genome of Notamacropus eugenii isolate mMacEug1 chromosome 5, mMacEug1.pri_v2, whole genome shotgun sequence, one region contains:
- the OTUD3 gene encoding OTU domain-containing protein 3 isoform X1 — protein MSRKQAVKSRPGSGRKAEAERKRDERAARRALAKERRNRTEPGAGGEEEFVSFANQLQALGLKLREVPGDGNCLFRALGDQLEGHSRNHLKHRQETVDYMIRQRDDFEPFVEDDIPFEKHVASLAKPGTFAGNDAIVAFARNHQMNVVIHQLNAPLWQIRGTDKANVRELHIAYRYGEHYDSVRRINDNSEAPAHLQTDFQMLNKDESNKREKIKPKEDDFEDDLKDEVEDAVQKVCNATGCSDVNLIVQNLEAENYNIESAILAMVQMNQGKRNPQYLSLDEAEEKLEIYGRAQKQRGSIWEEGGSGNRIFGSQGLSESGNENNKTQTNPVGENKTSKSQPLKVTNKQKREQQRLEKKKRQEERHRQKVSENRSNNTDNNRCEADASAQVTLRALKEGRTSLKEVWPELYLTESS, from the exons ATGTCCCGAAAGCAGGCGGTGAAGAGCCGGCCGGGCAGCGGCCGGAAGGCCGAGGCGGAGCGGAAGCGGGACGAGCGCGCGGCTCGGAGAGCCCTGGCCAAGGAGCGGCGGAACCGGACGGAGCCCGGCGCCGGCGGCGAGGAGGAGTTCGTCAGCTTCGCCAACCAGCTGCAGGCCCTGGGGCTCAAGCTGCGCGAGGTGCCGGGCGACGG CAATTGTCTATTCCGAGCTCTTGGTGATCAGTTAGAGGGACATTCACGAAATCATCTCAAACACAGACAGGAGACTGTTGACTATATGATAAGACAGCGGGATGACTTTGAACCTTTTGTGGAGGATGATATTCCCTTTGAGAAACATG TTGCCAGTTTGGCAAAACCTGGTACTTTTGCTGGAAATGATGCAATTGTAGCCTTTGCAAGAAATCATCAAATGAATGTTGTTATTCATCAGCTTAATGCCCCTTTGTGGCAG ATTCGTGGTACGGACAAAGCCAATGTCAGGGAGCTGCACATTGCATATCGATATGGCGAGCACTATGACAGCGTTCGGAGAATTAATGATAATTCAGAAGCGCCTGCCCATCTTCAGACAGAT tttcagatgcttaataaagatgagtcaaataagagagagaagattaAGCCAAAGGAGGATGACTTTGAAGATGACTTGAAAGATGAAGTAGAAGATGCTGTACAGAAAGTTTGTAATGCAACTGGATGTTCA GATGTTAATTTAATAGTCCAGAACTTGGAAGCTGAGAATTACAACATTGAATCTGCAATACTTGCGATGGTACAGATGAACCAGGGGAAAAGAAATC CACAATACCTTTCTTTGGATGAGGCAGAGGAGAAATTGGAGATCTACGGCAGAGCTCAGAAACAGCGTGGCTCCATATGGGAGGAGGGCGGCAGTGGAAACAGAATCTTTGGAAGTCAAGGCTTAAGTGAAagtggaaatgaaaacaataaaacacaAACCAATCCTgttggagaaaacaaaacaagtaaaaGCCAGCCCCTCAAG gtaacaaataaacaaaagagagagcagcAGCGCCTGGAAAAGAAGAAACGCCAGGAGGAGCGACACCGTCAGAAAGTGTCGGAGAATAGGAGTAACAACACAGATAACAATCGCTGTGAGGCAGATGCTAGTGCACAGGTCACCTTG
- the OTUD3 gene encoding OTU domain-containing protein 3 isoform X2 has translation MSRKQAVKSRPGSGRKAEAERKRDERAARRALAKERRNRTEPGAGGEEEFVSFANQLQALGLKLREVPGDGNCLFRALGDQLEGHSRNHLKHRQETVDYMIRQRDDFEPFVEDDIPFEKHVASLAKPGTFAGNDAIVAFARNHQMNVVIHQLNAPLWQIRGTDKANVRELHIAYRYGEHYDSVRRINDNSEAPAHLQTDFQMLNKDESNKREKIKPKEDDFEDDLKDEVEDAVQKVCNATGCSDVNLIVQNLEAENYNIESAILAMVQMNQGKRNPQYLSLDEAEEKLEIYGRAQKQRGSIWEEGGSGNRIFGSQGLSESGNENNKTQTNPVGENKTSKSQPLKVTNKQKREQQRLEKKKRQEERHRQKVSENRSNNTDNNRCEADASAQVTLVKTFAALNI, from the exons ATGTCCCGAAAGCAGGCGGTGAAGAGCCGGCCGGGCAGCGGCCGGAAGGCCGAGGCGGAGCGGAAGCGGGACGAGCGCGCGGCTCGGAGAGCCCTGGCCAAGGAGCGGCGGAACCGGACGGAGCCCGGCGCCGGCGGCGAGGAGGAGTTCGTCAGCTTCGCCAACCAGCTGCAGGCCCTGGGGCTCAAGCTGCGCGAGGTGCCGGGCGACGG CAATTGTCTATTCCGAGCTCTTGGTGATCAGTTAGAGGGACATTCACGAAATCATCTCAAACACAGACAGGAGACTGTTGACTATATGATAAGACAGCGGGATGACTTTGAACCTTTTGTGGAGGATGATATTCCCTTTGAGAAACATG TTGCCAGTTTGGCAAAACCTGGTACTTTTGCTGGAAATGATGCAATTGTAGCCTTTGCAAGAAATCATCAAATGAATGTTGTTATTCATCAGCTTAATGCCCCTTTGTGGCAG ATTCGTGGTACGGACAAAGCCAATGTCAGGGAGCTGCACATTGCATATCGATATGGCGAGCACTATGACAGCGTTCGGAGAATTAATGATAATTCAGAAGCGCCTGCCCATCTTCAGACAGAT tttcagatgcttaataaagatgagtcaaataagagagagaagattaAGCCAAAGGAGGATGACTTTGAAGATGACTTGAAAGATGAAGTAGAAGATGCTGTACAGAAAGTTTGTAATGCAACTGGATGTTCA GATGTTAATTTAATAGTCCAGAACTTGGAAGCTGAGAATTACAACATTGAATCTGCAATACTTGCGATGGTACAGATGAACCAGGGGAAAAGAAATC CACAATACCTTTCTTTGGATGAGGCAGAGGAGAAATTGGAGATCTACGGCAGAGCTCAGAAACAGCGTGGCTCCATATGGGAGGAGGGCGGCAGTGGAAACAGAATCTTTGGAAGTCAAGGCTTAAGTGAAagtggaaatgaaaacaataaaacacaAACCAATCCTgttggagaaaacaaaacaagtaaaaGCCAGCCCCTCAAG gtaacaaataaacaaaagagagagcagcAGCGCCTGGAAAAGAAGAAACGCCAGGAGGAGCGACACCGTCAGAAAGTGTCGGAGAATAGGAGTAACAACACAGATAACAATCGCTGTGAGGCAGATGCTAGTGCACAGGTCACCTTGGTGAAGACCTTTGCTGCTCTCAACATCTGA